A stretch of the Verrucomicrobiales bacterium genome encodes the following:
- a CDS encoding IMP dehydrogenase, translated as MAARKTSAIDDQFYQPAEAFFGAHRNVGLTYDDVTLATLYSEVLPRDTQLDTALSESLRLNVPIVSADMDTVTESRMAIAMALNGALGLLHYNMPERDQLSEVSRVKNHVHGLIQEPIKVSPDQLIGEVLDMIEKRKFAFGTFPVVDESGKLLGLLPGHVVKPRYAKRKVGEALTERSQIHTINKKELGNDPIARADRFFSDHPGIHKLLVVDNADHLHGLFTMSDIERITQEKKAQFKPARDSQFRLVCGAAVSATRNAFGELDRERILRHVEGLVERGVDVVAVSTAHGFSKGVGDTVRMIREAFPKLPIIAGNVTSASGVEFLADAGANCIKVGQGPGSICTTRIVAGVGIPQLTALYVCSQAAQKKRVTILADGGITKSGDIVKALTLANGVLCGGLFAGCPEAPGQILEIGNKLYKQYRGMGSLAAMSAGSAARYGHSKDNTRKVAAEGVEALKEVSASVDTILTQLIGGIQSGMGYLGAADLTQLRSKARYIRVSPAGQREASPHDVVEVKTGG; from the coding sequence ATGGCAGCACGGAAAACTTCCGCCATTGACGATCAGTTTTATCAGCCGGCCGAGGCCTTCTTTGGGGCGCATCGCAACGTGGGATTGACCTACGACGATGTGACCTTGGCGACCCTCTACTCCGAGGTTCTCCCTCGTGACACGCAGCTTGATACCGCCCTCAGTGAGTCCTTGCGACTGAATGTGCCGATCGTTTCGGCGGACATGGACACGGTCACCGAGTCACGGATGGCGATCGCGATGGCGCTAAACGGCGCCTTGGGCCTTCTCCACTACAACATGCCGGAGCGGGATCAGCTCTCGGAGGTCAGCCGCGTCAAGAACCACGTTCACGGCTTGATCCAGGAGCCGATCAAGGTCTCTCCCGATCAGCTGATTGGTGAGGTGTTGGACATGATCGAGAAGCGAAAGTTCGCTTTCGGCACGTTTCCCGTGGTGGACGAGAGCGGGAAGCTGTTGGGACTGTTGCCCGGGCATGTGGTCAAACCCCGTTATGCCAAGCGCAAGGTCGGCGAGGCGCTGACGGAGCGGAGCCAGATCCATACGATCAACAAAAAGGAGTTGGGCAACGACCCGATCGCGCGCGCTGATCGTTTCTTCAGCGACCATCCGGGGATTCACAAGCTATTGGTGGTGGACAATGCGGATCATCTGCATGGCTTGTTCACGATGAGCGACATCGAGCGGATCACCCAGGAAAAGAAGGCTCAGTTTAAGCCAGCCCGCGACAGCCAATTTCGGCTGGTTTGCGGCGCGGCCGTTTCGGCGACCCGGAATGCTTTCGGTGAATTGGACCGCGAACGCATCCTTCGTCATGTCGAGGGGTTGGTGGAGCGGGGTGTCGATGTGGTGGCGGTCTCGACCGCTCATGGTTTCAGCAAAGGCGTCGGCGATACTGTCCGGATGATCCGGGAGGCTTTCCCGAAGCTGCCGATCATCGCGGGGAATGTGACGAGTGCCTCGGGAGTAGAGTTTCTGGCGGATGCGGGGGCCAACTGTATTAAAGTGGGACAAGGTCCTGGATCCATCTGCACCACCCGCATTGTTGCGGGAGTGGGGATTCCTCAGCTGACGGCGCTCTATGTGTGCTCGCAGGCGGCGCAGAAGAAGCGCGTGACGATTTTGGCCGACGGCGGGATCACCAAGTCGGGGGATATCGTCAAGGCTTTGACTTTGGCCAATGGGGTGCTCTGCGGCGGACTGTTTGCCGGGTGTCCGGAGGCACCGGGTCAGATTCTTGAAATTGGGAACAAGCTGTATAAGCAGTATCGGGGGATGGGCAGCCTGGCTGCCATGAGCGCGGGATCGGCGGCCCGGTATGGGCATTCCAAAGACAATACCCGCAAGGTGGCGGCCGAAGGCGTCGAGGCGTTGAAAGAAGTCTCGGCTTCCGTGGACACCATCCTGACCCAGTTGATCGGCGGGATCCAATCCGGCATGGGCTATCTGGGCGCGGCCGATCTGACGCAGCTGCGATCCAAGGCCCGATACATCCGTGTCAGCCCTGCTGGACAGAGAGAAGCCTCGCCGCACGATGTGGTGGAAGTAAAGACGGGAGGCTGA
- a CDS encoding DUF1501 domain-containing protein, whose product MGFGFLGLAGLLASEQEGRAAGSPEPPAGSRLAAKAKRVIHIFAQGAPSQMDTWDPKPELAKHEDETLPGMNGVAMPSPFRFRKHGRSGIEVSDVFSQLAEHVDKLAIIRSMHTDIPAHDVATLMMNTGSLRMIKPSIGSWVLYGLGSENQNMPGYIALRPGGLPPGGVQNWGSAFLPGNFQATSINTKAESVEGMLQNIRNPYLTQAQQRRQLDLVQKLNHSSRSQSQVRPDPQLDARIAAFEMAYRMQMEASDAFDIGKESAETRALYGNSTQGRQLLIARRLVERGVRFVQVWAGGWDHHDDLETKLPQSAREIDQPAAALLTDLAQRGLLDSTLVLWGGEFGRTATRDRNGGDDPGRDHNNKAFSVWLAGGGVKGGVVHGATDEFGAKAVQDPVHIHDLHATFLHLLGMNHEKLTYRYNGRDFRLTDNYGKLVQSILS is encoded by the coding sequence ATGGGCTTCGGTTTTCTGGGGTTGGCTGGCTTGTTGGCATCCGAACAGGAGGGTAGGGCCGCTGGTAGTCCTGAGCCACCTGCGGGCAGCCGCTTGGCGGCCAAGGCGAAGCGAGTCATTCATATCTTCGCCCAAGGGGCTCCTTCCCAGATGGACACTTGGGATCCCAAGCCCGAGCTGGCGAAGCACGAGGATGAAACATTGCCGGGCATGAACGGGGTGGCCATGCCTTCGCCGTTTCGTTTTCGCAAGCATGGACGGTCTGGCATTGAGGTGAGCGACGTGTTTTCCCAGCTGGCTGAGCATGTGGACAAGCTGGCGATCATCCGTTCGATGCACACGGACATCCCCGCTCACGATGTGGCCACCTTGATGATGAACACCGGGTCGCTGCGCATGATCAAGCCCAGCATCGGCTCCTGGGTGCTGTACGGTTTGGGCAGTGAGAATCAGAACATGCCGGGGTACATTGCCCTGCGGCCGGGGGGGCTTCCGCCCGGGGGCGTGCAGAACTGGGGCTCCGCCTTCCTGCCGGGAAATTTTCAAGCGACCAGCATTAATACCAAGGCCGAGAGCGTGGAGGGGATGCTCCAGAACATTCGCAATCCGTATTTGACTCAGGCCCAGCAGCGTCGTCAGTTGGACTTGGTCCAAAAGCTCAATCACTCGTCGCGGTCTCAGTCGCAGGTTCGTCCGGATCCGCAGCTCGATGCCCGGATCGCGGCTTTTGAGATGGCCTATCGCATGCAGATGGAGGCTTCGGATGCGTTCGATATCGGGAAGGAGAGCGCTGAGACGCGAGCGCTGTACGGAAACTCGACGCAAGGACGCCAGTTGCTGATCGCTCGGCGCTTGGTCGAGCGTGGGGTGAGGTTTGTGCAGGTATGGGCGGGTGGATGGGACCATCACGACGATCTCGAAACCAAGCTTCCTCAATCGGCTCGGGAAATCGACCAGCCGGCGGCCGCTCTGCTGACCGACCTGGCTCAGCGCGGGTTGTTGGACAGCACTTTGGTGCTGTGGGGCGGTGAGTTTGGACGCACCGCGACTCGGGACCGCAACGGGGGAGATGATCCCGGACGCGATCATAACAACAAGGCGTTCAGCGTTTGGCTGGCGGGCGGAGGGGTCAAGGGCGGGGTGGTTCATGGTGCCACCGATGAATTTGGCGCGAAAGCCGTTCAGGATCCGGTTCACATTCACGACTTGCATGCCACGTTTCTTCATCTTCTCGGAATGAACCATGAGAAGCTCACCTATCGCTACAACGGCCGAGACTTTCGGCTGACGGACAACTACGGCAAGCTGGTGCAGTCCATTCTCAGCTAA
- a CDS encoding DUF1553 domain-containing protein, translating to MENVSTGLVSAAFGDYRHHAGVYLFATTLPVREQAPYLTKNGADPELLKNWQQLIRVGTRREGGVFRLWQVLQRVPPARLPEQSRRLLSNLGQDERTRGLPTAVVEVFRGQSPKSIAEVASLYGFVFAKADPVWQSRLNGLLTDVALLVVPNRQRARYVGLREQYDRLELTHAGAPARAMPMLEGQNPKDSPIFLRGEVGNKGEVVPRRFLEILSGPTRPSFKEGSGRLPLAQAIASPNNPLTARVMVNRVWLHHFGEGFVTTPDDFGNQSNPPSHPELLDWLAARFMKQGWSIKQLHRQIVLSSTYRQSSDVSLQQALKDPANRWLSHANLRRLEYEPLRDAILQVSGKLDLSVGGKPVDLSEGTHQSSRRGAAAAQRLGLGIQLSTAPRRSIYGFIDRVDLLEVLNTFDFANPSICSGKRYETAVPQQALFLMNSPLVVEHARDIIQRPDFVSLADDDGRIRFLYRLLFQRLPSAEEVATGKAFLDHWVPGTEGAATPVAGQFKKRLRERLSEAKPQPKALPKWAEYTHALLMTTDMSFVR from the coding sequence ATGGAGAATGTGTCCACGGGACTGGTCTCAGCGGCGTTTGGGGATTATCGGCATCATGCCGGAGTTTATCTGTTCGCCACCACCTTGCCGGTGAGGGAGCAGGCTCCCTATCTCACCAAGAACGGGGCTGATCCGGAGCTGCTCAAGAACTGGCAGCAGCTCATCCGGGTGGGGACGCGGCGCGAGGGCGGGGTGTTCCGGCTCTGGCAGGTCCTGCAGCGGGTGCCGCCGGCCCGCTTGCCGGAGCAATCGCGGCGGCTGTTGTCCAATTTAGGCCAGGATGAACGCACCCGCGGCTTGCCCACAGCGGTAGTTGAGGTGTTTCGCGGACAATCGCCCAAATCGATTGCCGAGGTTGCCTCCTTGTATGGCTTTGTTTTCGCCAAGGCGGATCCGGTTTGGCAGAGCCGTCTGAACGGTCTGCTCACCGACGTGGCCCTGCTGGTGGTTCCCAACCGGCAACGCGCTCGTTATGTGGGATTGCGTGAGCAGTACGATCGCCTGGAGCTCACCCATGCAGGCGCGCCGGCCCGAGCCATGCCGATGCTTGAAGGTCAGAATCCCAAGGATTCTCCGATCTTCCTCCGTGGCGAAGTGGGCAACAAGGGTGAGGTGGTTCCACGGCGGTTCTTGGAGATACTCTCGGGGCCGACTCGGCCCTCCTTCAAGGAAGGCAGCGGGCGTCTGCCGCTGGCTCAGGCCATCGCCAGTCCGAACAATCCATTGACGGCTCGGGTGATGGTCAATCGGGTGTGGCTTCATCACTTTGGAGAGGGCTTCGTGACCACTCCGGACGATTTTGGCAATCAGTCGAATCCGCCGAGCCATCCAGAACTGCTGGATTGGCTTGCTGCTCGGTTCATGAAGCAGGGATGGTCGATTAAGCAGTTGCATCGCCAGATCGTACTGTCGAGCACCTATCGACAGAGCAGTGATGTTTCCTTGCAGCAGGCGCTGAAGGATCCGGCCAATCGGTGGCTTTCGCATGCGAACCTTCGTCGGCTCGAGTATGAGCCGCTTCGGGACGCCATTCTGCAGGTGAGCGGCAAGCTCGACCTTTCGGTGGGTGGAAAGCCGGTGGATCTCAGCGAGGGAACTCATCAATCGAGCCGTCGGGGTGCGGCTGCGGCCCAGCGGTTAGGTTTGGGTATTCAGCTATCCACGGCGCCGCGTCGCAGCATCTACGGATTCATCGATCGCGTGGATTTGCTCGAGGTGCTCAACACGTTCGATTTTGCCAATCCGTCCATCTGCAGCGGCAAGCGGTATGAGACCGCCGTGCCGCAGCAGGCCTTGTTCCTCATGAACAGCCCGTTGGTGGTGGAACACGCTCGGGACATTATTCAGCGCCCTGATTTCGTGAGTCTGGCCGACGATGATGGGAGGATCCGGTTCCTTTACCGTCTGTTGTTCCAGCGCCTGCCCAGTGCCGAAGAGGTGGCCACGGGCAAAGCGTTCTTGGATCACTGGGTGCCGGGCACCGAAGGCGCAGCGACTCCGGTCGCCGGGCAGTTTAAGAAGCGCTTGCGAGAACGACTCTCGGAAGCCAAGCCTCAACCGAAGGCGCTGCCCAAGTGGGCGGAATACACCCACGCCCTGCTGATGACGACCGATATGTCCTTTGTGAGGTGA